A genomic window from Passer domesticus isolate bPasDom1 chromosome Z, bPasDom1.hap1, whole genome shotgun sequence includes:
- the MTMR12 gene encoding myotubularin-related protein 12 isoform X3: MSFKEIHIKEPIEKEVNPRLLPGELLLCEASTVYKYVQEDGSNRGTYGKLVCTNFKISFLDDDSASDDNEPQFKNKIVGENDITLQCVDQIYGVYDEKKKLLTGQLRKYPDKLIIYCKDLRVFNFCLRYTKEEEVKRIVSGIVHHSQTPKLLKRLFLFSYASAAPDNTDGRNQTVMFETLEDWRDELERTKGNVKYKAVTTNEGYRVSEKLPLYFVVPICISEESILKYEGRGIPIWCWSCHNGAALLKMSSFPKEQDDSTSQMQKAFLDGIYKTISKPPYELLKMDDLSSSLPSLQDIQTAYTRFKQLFLIDNSTDFWATDVKWFSLLESTNWLEIIRRVLKKAIEVAECLEIQHTNVLLIEESATDLCCVISSLVQVMMDSYSRTKSGFQSLIQKEWVIGGHGFLDRCNHLHKSEKEEAPVFLLLLNCVWQLVQQYPPAFEFTETYLTVLSDSLYVPIFSTFFFNSQHQRDTSKSGESLKTQSGPFRFLTVWDWSVQFDPKALAFLNNPLYAEKPKPDRSQRKTARFKHQRQLSLPLTQAKPSTKRGFFREETDHLIKNILGKRIGKFINSSDEPPNSLREFYDSWHSKPVDYHGLLLPRIDGPEIKVWAQRYLRWIPEAQLHGGGTIATAAKILDLMEEVQSLQVKMDEEHSQAVSGDVHSVPMLRNSARLSSLFPFALLQRQSVKPALPTSTWKDLEDEDDLVKRDDEFVDLSGDML; the protein is encoded by the exons GTGAACTGCTGCTTTGTGAAGCCAGCACGGTGTACAAGTATGTGCAAGAAGATGGGTCAAATCGTGGCACTTATGGGAAACTCGTGTGCACAAACTTTAAGATTTCTTTTCTTGATGATGATTCTGCTTCAGATGATAAT GAGCCACAATTTAAGAATAAGATTGTGGGAGAAAATGACATAACTCTGCAATGTGTAGATCAAATATATGGAG tttatgatgagaaaaagaaacttcTAACAGGACAGTTAAGAAAATACCCAGATAAGTTAATTATCTACTGTAAAGACCTTAGAGTATTTAACTTCTGCCTGAGATACACAAAAGAAGAGGAAGTGAAAAGA ATCGTCAGTGGTATAGTTCATCATAGCCAGACTCCTAAGCTGCTTAAACGTTTGTTTCTGTTCTCTTATGCATCAGCTGCTCCAGACAACACag ATGGGAGAAACCAAACTGTGATGTTTGAGACCCTGGAGGACTGGCGTGATGAGTTGGAGCGGACCAAAGGgaatgtgaaatacaaagcagtGACAACCAACGAAGGCTACAGAGTCTCTGAAAA GCTGCCTTTGTATTTTGTTGTTCCCATATGCATTTCTGAAGAGAGTATCTTGAAGTATGAAGGCAGAGGCATTCCT ATTTGGTGTTGGTCTTGCCATAACGGTGCTGCTCTTCTCAAAATGTCCTCATTTCCCAAAGAACAGGATGACAGCACTTCACAAATGCAAAAAGCCTTCTTGGATGG AATCTATAAGACAATTAGCAAACCTCCCTATGAGCTCCTGAAGATGGATGACTTGTCAAGCAGCCTTCCATCTCTGCAAGATATCCAGACTGCATACACAAGATTTAAACAGCTGTTTTTGATAG ATAACAGTACAGACTTCTGGGCAACTGATGTGAAATGGTTTTCATTACTGGAGAGCACAAACTGGCTAGAAATAATCAG GAGAGTCTTGAAGAAAGCCATAGAGGTTGCTGAGTGCCTGGAAATACAGCATACAAATGTTCTCCTCATAG AGGAGAGTGCTACTGATCTGTGCTGTGTAATCTCGAGTCTGGTTCAAGTGATGATGGATTCTTACAGCAGAACAAAGTCAGGGTTTCAGAGCCTTATTCAGAAGGAGTGGGTGATTGGAGGACATGGCTTTTTGGATCGCTGTAACCACTTACACAAAAGTGAGAAAGAGGAG GCTCCTGTTTTTCTGCTCCTGCTAAATTGTGTTTGGCAGCTGGTACAACAGTATCCTCCAGCATTTGAGTTCACAGAAACTTACTTAACTGTCTTGTCAGACAGCCTCTATGTGCCTATTTTTAGCACTTTCTTCTTCAACTCTCAACATCAGAGAGACACTAGTAAG AGTGGGGAAAGCCTCAAGACACAAAGTGGTCCTTTCAGATTCCTTACTGTGTGGGACTGGTCTGTGCAGTTTGATCCCAAGGCCCTGGCTTTCCTGAACAACCCTCTTTATGCAGAGAAACCAAAACCAGATAGAAGTCAACGGAAGACTGCACGGTTCAAA cATCAACGGCAGCTTTCTTTGCCACTGACACAGGCAAAGCCTTCCACGAAGAGAGGATTTTTCAGGGAGGAAACAGatcatttaattaaaaacattcTGGGTAAAAGAATTGGCAAGTTCATAAATTCTTCAGATGAGCCCCCTAATAGCTTAAGGGAGTTTTATGATAGCTGGCATAGCAAGCCTGTCGACTACCACGGTCTCCTGCTGCCGCGCATCGACGGCCCCGAAATCAAAGTCTGGGCACAGCGTTACCTACGATGGATTCCCGAGGCCCAGCTTCATGGTGGGGGAACAATAGCTACAGCTGCCAAGATTTTGGACTTGATGGAGGAAGTGCAAAGCCTGCAGGTGAAAATGGATGAAGAACACAGTCAGGCTGTTTCTGGAGATGTACATTCTGTTCCCATGCTGAGAAATTCTGCCCGTTTGTCATCCTTGTTTCCATTTGCTCTCCTGCAGAGACAGTCTGTCAAACCAGCTTTACCCACTAGCACCTGGAAAGACTTGGAAGATGAAGATGACTTGGTCAAGAGGGATGATGAATTTGTAGATCTAAGTGGGGATATGTTATAA
- the MTMR12 gene encoding myotubularin-related protein 12 isoform X1 encodes MRLGVAALPRDRSFRCLPARDERWAAPPPRAGAMLGGGARAAKPSFVSYISPEEIHIKEPIEKEVNPRLLPGELLLCEASTVYKYVQEDGSNRGTYGKLVCTNFKISFLDDDSASDDNEPQFKNKIVGENDITLQCVDQIYGVYDEKKKLLTGQLRKYPDKLIIYCKDLRVFNFCLRYTKEEEVKRIVSGIVHHSQTPKLLKRLFLFSYASAAPDNTDGRNQTVMFETLEDWRDELERTKGNVKYKAVTTNEGYRVSEKLPLYFVVPICISEESILKYEGRGIPIWCWSCHNGAALLKMSSFPKEQDDSTSQMQKAFLDGIYKTISKPPYELLKMDDLSSSLPSLQDIQTAYTRFKQLFLIDNSTDFWATDVKWFSLLESTNWLEIIRRVLKKAIEVAECLEIQHTNVLLIEESATDLCCVISSLVQVMMDSYSRTKSGFQSLIQKEWVIGGHGFLDRCNHLHKSEKEEAPVFLLLLNCVWQLVQQYPPAFEFTETYLTVLSDSLYVPIFSTFFFNSQHQRDTSKSGESLKTQSGPFRFLTVWDWSVQFDPKALAFLNNPLYAEKPKPDRSQRKTARFKHQRQLSLPLTQAKPSTKRGFFREETDHLIKNILGKRIGKFINSSDEPPNSLREFYDSWHSKPVDYHGLLLPRIDGPEIKVWAQRYLRWIPEAQLHGGGTIATAAKILDLMEEVQSLQVKMDEEHSQAVSGDVHSVPMLRNSARLSSLFPFALLQRQSVKPALPTSTWKDLEDEDDLVKRDDEFVDLSGDML; translated from the exons GTGAACTGCTGCTTTGTGAAGCCAGCACGGTGTACAAGTATGTGCAAGAAGATGGGTCAAATCGTGGCACTTATGGGAAACTCGTGTGCACAAACTTTAAGATTTCTTTTCTTGATGATGATTCTGCTTCAGATGATAAT GAGCCACAATTTAAGAATAAGATTGTGGGAGAAAATGACATAACTCTGCAATGTGTAGATCAAATATATGGAG tttatgatgagaaaaagaaacttcTAACAGGACAGTTAAGAAAATACCCAGATAAGTTAATTATCTACTGTAAAGACCTTAGAGTATTTAACTTCTGCCTGAGATACACAAAAGAAGAGGAAGTGAAAAGA ATCGTCAGTGGTATAGTTCATCATAGCCAGACTCCTAAGCTGCTTAAACGTTTGTTTCTGTTCTCTTATGCATCAGCTGCTCCAGACAACACag ATGGGAGAAACCAAACTGTGATGTTTGAGACCCTGGAGGACTGGCGTGATGAGTTGGAGCGGACCAAAGGgaatgtgaaatacaaagcagtGACAACCAACGAAGGCTACAGAGTCTCTGAAAA GCTGCCTTTGTATTTTGTTGTTCCCATATGCATTTCTGAAGAGAGTATCTTGAAGTATGAAGGCAGAGGCATTCCT ATTTGGTGTTGGTCTTGCCATAACGGTGCTGCTCTTCTCAAAATGTCCTCATTTCCCAAAGAACAGGATGACAGCACTTCACAAATGCAAAAAGCCTTCTTGGATGG AATCTATAAGACAATTAGCAAACCTCCCTATGAGCTCCTGAAGATGGATGACTTGTCAAGCAGCCTTCCATCTCTGCAAGATATCCAGACTGCATACACAAGATTTAAACAGCTGTTTTTGATAG ATAACAGTACAGACTTCTGGGCAACTGATGTGAAATGGTTTTCATTACTGGAGAGCACAAACTGGCTAGAAATAATCAG GAGAGTCTTGAAGAAAGCCATAGAGGTTGCTGAGTGCCTGGAAATACAGCATACAAATGTTCTCCTCATAG AGGAGAGTGCTACTGATCTGTGCTGTGTAATCTCGAGTCTGGTTCAAGTGATGATGGATTCTTACAGCAGAACAAAGTCAGGGTTTCAGAGCCTTATTCAGAAGGAGTGGGTGATTGGAGGACATGGCTTTTTGGATCGCTGTAACCACTTACACAAAAGTGAGAAAGAGGAG GCTCCTGTTTTTCTGCTCCTGCTAAATTGTGTTTGGCAGCTGGTACAACAGTATCCTCCAGCATTTGAGTTCACAGAAACTTACTTAACTGTCTTGTCAGACAGCCTCTATGTGCCTATTTTTAGCACTTTCTTCTTCAACTCTCAACATCAGAGAGACACTAGTAAG AGTGGGGAAAGCCTCAAGACACAAAGTGGTCCTTTCAGATTCCTTACTGTGTGGGACTGGTCTGTGCAGTTTGATCCCAAGGCCCTGGCTTTCCTGAACAACCCTCTTTATGCAGAGAAACCAAAACCAGATAGAAGTCAACGGAAGACTGCACGGTTCAAA cATCAACGGCAGCTTTCTTTGCCACTGACACAGGCAAAGCCTTCCACGAAGAGAGGATTTTTCAGGGAGGAAACAGatcatttaattaaaaacattcTGGGTAAAAGAATTGGCAAGTTCATAAATTCTTCAGATGAGCCCCCTAATAGCTTAAGGGAGTTTTATGATAGCTGGCATAGCAAGCCTGTCGACTACCACGGTCTCCTGCTGCCGCGCATCGACGGCCCCGAAATCAAAGTCTGGGCACAGCGTTACCTACGATGGATTCCCGAGGCCCAGCTTCATGGTGGGGGAACAATAGCTACAGCTGCCAAGATTTTGGACTTGATGGAGGAAGTGCAAAGCCTGCAGGTGAAAATGGATGAAGAACACAGTCAGGCTGTTTCTGGAGATGTACATTCTGTTCCCATGCTGAGAAATTCTGCCCGTTTGTCATCCTTGTTTCCATTTGCTCTCCTGCAGAGACAGTCTGTCAAACCAGCTTTACCCACTAGCACCTGGAAAGACTTGGAAGATGAAGATGACTTGGTCAAGAGGGATGATGAATTTGTAGATCTAAGTGGGGATATGTTATAA
- the MTMR12 gene encoding myotubularin-related protein 12 isoform X2, translating to MILMAAGRVTKEIHIKEPIEKEVNPRLLPGELLLCEASTVYKYVQEDGSNRGTYGKLVCTNFKISFLDDDSASDDNEPQFKNKIVGENDITLQCVDQIYGVYDEKKKLLTGQLRKYPDKLIIYCKDLRVFNFCLRYTKEEEVKRIVSGIVHHSQTPKLLKRLFLFSYASAAPDNTDGRNQTVMFETLEDWRDELERTKGNVKYKAVTTNEGYRVSEKLPLYFVVPICISEESILKYEGRGIPIWCWSCHNGAALLKMSSFPKEQDDSTSQMQKAFLDGIYKTISKPPYELLKMDDLSSSLPSLQDIQTAYTRFKQLFLIDNSTDFWATDVKWFSLLESTNWLEIIRRVLKKAIEVAECLEIQHTNVLLIEESATDLCCVISSLVQVMMDSYSRTKSGFQSLIQKEWVIGGHGFLDRCNHLHKSEKEEAPVFLLLLNCVWQLVQQYPPAFEFTETYLTVLSDSLYVPIFSTFFFNSQHQRDTSKSGESLKTQSGPFRFLTVWDWSVQFDPKALAFLNNPLYAEKPKPDRSQRKTARFKHQRQLSLPLTQAKPSTKRGFFREETDHLIKNILGKRIGKFINSSDEPPNSLREFYDSWHSKPVDYHGLLLPRIDGPEIKVWAQRYLRWIPEAQLHGGGTIATAAKILDLMEEVQSLQVKMDEEHSQAVSGDVHSVPMLRNSARLSSLFPFALLQRQSVKPALPTSTWKDLEDEDDLVKRDDEFVDLSGDML from the exons GTGAACTGCTGCTTTGTGAAGCCAGCACGGTGTACAAGTATGTGCAAGAAGATGGGTCAAATCGTGGCACTTATGGGAAACTCGTGTGCACAAACTTTAAGATTTCTTTTCTTGATGATGATTCTGCTTCAGATGATAAT GAGCCACAATTTAAGAATAAGATTGTGGGAGAAAATGACATAACTCTGCAATGTGTAGATCAAATATATGGAG tttatgatgagaaaaagaaacttcTAACAGGACAGTTAAGAAAATACCCAGATAAGTTAATTATCTACTGTAAAGACCTTAGAGTATTTAACTTCTGCCTGAGATACACAAAAGAAGAGGAAGTGAAAAGA ATCGTCAGTGGTATAGTTCATCATAGCCAGACTCCTAAGCTGCTTAAACGTTTGTTTCTGTTCTCTTATGCATCAGCTGCTCCAGACAACACag ATGGGAGAAACCAAACTGTGATGTTTGAGACCCTGGAGGACTGGCGTGATGAGTTGGAGCGGACCAAAGGgaatgtgaaatacaaagcagtGACAACCAACGAAGGCTACAGAGTCTCTGAAAA GCTGCCTTTGTATTTTGTTGTTCCCATATGCATTTCTGAAGAGAGTATCTTGAAGTATGAAGGCAGAGGCATTCCT ATTTGGTGTTGGTCTTGCCATAACGGTGCTGCTCTTCTCAAAATGTCCTCATTTCCCAAAGAACAGGATGACAGCACTTCACAAATGCAAAAAGCCTTCTTGGATGG AATCTATAAGACAATTAGCAAACCTCCCTATGAGCTCCTGAAGATGGATGACTTGTCAAGCAGCCTTCCATCTCTGCAAGATATCCAGACTGCATACACAAGATTTAAACAGCTGTTTTTGATAG ATAACAGTACAGACTTCTGGGCAACTGATGTGAAATGGTTTTCATTACTGGAGAGCACAAACTGGCTAGAAATAATCAG GAGAGTCTTGAAGAAAGCCATAGAGGTTGCTGAGTGCCTGGAAATACAGCATACAAATGTTCTCCTCATAG AGGAGAGTGCTACTGATCTGTGCTGTGTAATCTCGAGTCTGGTTCAAGTGATGATGGATTCTTACAGCAGAACAAAGTCAGGGTTTCAGAGCCTTATTCAGAAGGAGTGGGTGATTGGAGGACATGGCTTTTTGGATCGCTGTAACCACTTACACAAAAGTGAGAAAGAGGAG GCTCCTGTTTTTCTGCTCCTGCTAAATTGTGTTTGGCAGCTGGTACAACAGTATCCTCCAGCATTTGAGTTCACAGAAACTTACTTAACTGTCTTGTCAGACAGCCTCTATGTGCCTATTTTTAGCACTTTCTTCTTCAACTCTCAACATCAGAGAGACACTAGTAAG AGTGGGGAAAGCCTCAAGACACAAAGTGGTCCTTTCAGATTCCTTACTGTGTGGGACTGGTCTGTGCAGTTTGATCCCAAGGCCCTGGCTTTCCTGAACAACCCTCTTTATGCAGAGAAACCAAAACCAGATAGAAGTCAACGGAAGACTGCACGGTTCAAA cATCAACGGCAGCTTTCTTTGCCACTGACACAGGCAAAGCCTTCCACGAAGAGAGGATTTTTCAGGGAGGAAACAGatcatttaattaaaaacattcTGGGTAAAAGAATTGGCAAGTTCATAAATTCTTCAGATGAGCCCCCTAATAGCTTAAGGGAGTTTTATGATAGCTGGCATAGCAAGCCTGTCGACTACCACGGTCTCCTGCTGCCGCGCATCGACGGCCCCGAAATCAAAGTCTGGGCACAGCGTTACCTACGATGGATTCCCGAGGCCCAGCTTCATGGTGGGGGAACAATAGCTACAGCTGCCAAGATTTTGGACTTGATGGAGGAAGTGCAAAGCCTGCAGGTGAAAATGGATGAAGAACACAGTCAGGCTGTTTCTGGAGATGTACATTCTGTTCCCATGCTGAGAAATTCTGCCCGTTTGTCATCCTTGTTTCCATTTGCTCTCCTGCAGAGACAGTCTGTCAAACCAGCTTTACCCACTAGCACCTGGAAAGACTTGGAAGATGAAGATGACTTGGTCAAGAGGGATGATGAATTTGTAGATCTAAGTGGGGATATGTTATAA